The Candidatus Accumulibacter similis genome has a segment encoding these proteins:
- a CDS encoding phenylalanine--tRNA ligase subunit beta: MKFSESWLRSFVDPACSGQEFSHLLTMAGLEVEEEETVAPAFSRVVVAEVVSVDRHPNADRLSLCRVDVGAGELLQIVCGAPDVVAGSKVPCALVGADLPGGLQIRLSKVRGIESFGMLCSARELGITDDASGLLLLDTAAAVGEDLRHHLDLDDRVLTLKLTPNRADCLSLEGVAREVAALTGAPATSIQAEEVPVGIATERAVFLDAPAACPRYCGRVIAGVDAAAATPSWMRRRLERSGLRPISALVDITNYVMLELGQPLHAFDNQRLAGAVHARMAQAGETIKLLNEQTVELQSDILLIADERRPLAMAGVMGGEDSGITLATTELFLEAAFFAPEAIAGRARRYGFVSDAAHRFERGVDFAATRRALERATRLVIDICGGQAGPVSEALASLPQRLPVRLRPRRVRKVLGLDLSPERIDELFRRLGLSFVRDADDFVVTPPSYRFDIEIEEDLIEEIVRLHGYDNIPAALPRAALSMLPQSEQTRPAARVRQMLTDCGYQEVINFAFVEEAWERDLAGNDRVIRLANPIASQLSVMRSSLFGGLLANVATNLKRRQSRVRVFETGRCFLRDPLGGPVAGFRQPWKLAALAYGAALPEQWGCAARNVDYFDVKGDLELLLTPRVARFEVAEHPALHPGRSARVLVDGQAIGFIGELHPQWQQKYDLPLAPVLFEVDLDPVERARLPQYVEGSRQPVVIRDVAIVVDHALELQLLLDALSADRPAIVSDIRLFDVYVGRGVEAGKKSLAFRIVMQDTHRTLLEAEVDAAMQQLVTYLQQAFGARLRV, translated from the coding sequence ATGAAATTCTCTGAATCCTGGCTACGCAGCTTCGTAGACCCCGCATGCTCTGGACAAGAGTTCTCGCACCTCCTGACCATGGCTGGTCTGGAGGTGGAGGAGGAAGAGACCGTCGCTCCCGCCTTCAGCCGGGTCGTCGTCGCCGAAGTCGTCAGCGTGGACCGTCATCCCAACGCCGATCGGCTTAGCCTTTGTCGCGTGGATGTTGGTGCCGGCGAGTTGCTGCAGATCGTCTGCGGTGCACCGGATGTCGTTGCGGGCAGCAAGGTCCCGTGTGCGCTGGTCGGTGCCGACCTTCCGGGTGGTTTGCAGATCAGGCTCAGCAAGGTGCGCGGGATCGAGTCCTTTGGCATGCTCTGTTCGGCACGGGAGCTTGGCATCACCGACGACGCGTCGGGACTGCTCCTCCTGGACACTGCGGCTGCCGTGGGCGAGGATCTGCGCCACCATCTCGATCTCGATGATCGCGTGCTGACGCTGAAGTTGACTCCCAATCGGGCGGATTGCCTGTCGCTCGAGGGTGTGGCGCGCGAGGTTGCGGCCCTTACTGGCGCACCGGCGACCTCTATCCAGGCCGAGGAGGTGCCGGTCGGCATTGCCACCGAGCGGGCAGTCTTCCTCGACGCTCCGGCGGCATGCCCGCGTTACTGCGGCAGGGTGATCGCCGGCGTCGACGCGGCCGCCGCGACGCCGTCCTGGATGCGGCGGCGACTCGAGCGCAGCGGCCTGCGCCCGATTTCGGCACTGGTTGACATCACCAACTATGTGATGCTCGAACTCGGCCAGCCGTTGCACGCTTTTGACAACCAGCGGCTTGCTGGAGCCGTGCACGCGCGCATGGCGCAGGCGGGCGAGACGATCAAGCTGCTCAACGAACAGACTGTCGAGCTGCAGAGCGACATCCTGCTGATTGCCGACGAGCGGCGGCCGTTGGCGATGGCGGGAGTGATGGGTGGCGAGGATAGCGGCATCACTCTGGCGACAACCGAGCTGTTCCTGGAGGCGGCATTCTTTGCACCCGAAGCGATCGCTGGGCGCGCCCGTCGCTACGGTTTCGTCTCCGATGCTGCACATCGTTTCGAACGGGGCGTCGATTTCGCTGCGACGCGGCGGGCGCTGGAGCGGGCGACGCGCCTCGTTATCGACATCTGTGGCGGGCAGGCTGGTCCGGTCAGTGAGGCGCTGGCGAGTCTGCCGCAGCGGCTTCCGGTTCGTCTGCGCCCGCGACGCGTGCGCAAGGTGCTGGGTTTGGACCTTTCTCCCGAGAGAATCGATGAGCTGTTTCGCCGCCTCGGCCTGTCATTCGTCCGCGACGCCGACGATTTTGTCGTCACGCCGCCCAGCTATCGCTTCGACATCGAGATCGAGGAAGACCTGATCGAGGAAATCGTTCGTCTCCACGGCTATGACAACATCCCTGCGGCCCTGCCTCGGGCGGCGCTGTCGATGCTGCCCCAGAGCGAGCAGACGCGGCCCGCAGCGCGAGTGCGGCAGATGCTGACTGATTGCGGCTATCAGGAAGTCATCAATTTTGCCTTCGTCGAAGAAGCCTGGGAAAGGGACCTCGCCGGCAACGATCGGGTGATCCGACTGGCCAATCCGATCGCCAGCCAGTTGAGTGTCATGCGTTCTTCGCTGTTTGGCGGGCTCCTCGCAAACGTGGCAACGAATCTCAAACGTCGGCAAAGCCGTGTGCGTGTTTTCGAGACGGGCCGGTGCTTCTTGCGAGATCCGCTTGGTGGCCCGGTCGCGGGTTTTCGTCAGCCATGGAAGCTCGCGGCGCTCGCCTACGGCGCGGCGCTGCCGGAACAGTGGGGCTGTGCCGCCCGCAACGTCGACTATTTTGACGTCAAGGGAGACCTCGAGCTATTGCTCACCCCGCGCGTTGCGCGCTTCGAGGTGGCTGAGCACCCGGCGCTGCATCCGGGTCGCAGCGCGCGGGTCTTGGTTGATGGCCAGGCAATTGGCTTCATCGGCGAGTTGCACCCGCAGTGGCAGCAGAAGTACGATCTGCCTTTGGCACCTGTGCTGTTCGAGGTAGACCTCGACCCCGTCGAGCGGGCCCGGCTGCCGCAGTATGTCGAGGGATCACGCCAACCGGTTGTCATCCGGGACGTGGCCATCGTCGTCGACCACGCACTCGAGCTGCAGCTGCTGCTCGATGCCTTGAGTGCCGATCGGCCTGCGATCGTCAGTGACATCCGGCTGTTCGATGTGTACGTCGGGCGCGGTGTCGAGGCCGGCAAGAAAAGCCTTGCCTTCCGTATAGTGATGCAAGATACTCACCGGACCTTGCTCGAGGCTGAAGTCGACGCCGCCATGCAGCAGCTGGTGACCTATCTGCAGCAGGCGTTTGGAGCGCGGCTTCGCGTCTGA
- the pheS gene encoding phenylalanine--tRNA ligase subunit alpha, which translates to MHNLDQIVQAAELAFAATDDADVLEQIKAAYLGRNGQITDLLKALAKLPPHERKTAGAAVNRAKEAVETVLNTRREAIRKMALSARLAEEALDVSLPGRGQARGGLHPVTRTLERVESLFRSIGFEVADGPEIEADFQNFTALNTPENHPARSMHDTFYLLDESGAVAEGVLLRTHTSPIQVRYMQAHVARHAALETMPEIRVIAPGRVYRVDSDATHSPMFHQVEGLWIGENVSFADLKGVIADFLRRFFESDDLQVRFRPSFFPFTEPSAEIDMAFMSGAHKGRWLEIAGCGMVHPNVLRHVNIDPERYLGFAFGMGPDRLTMLRYGINDLRMFFDGDLRFLRQFV; encoded by the coding sequence ATGCATAACCTCGATCAGATTGTCCAGGCGGCGGAGCTGGCTTTTGCTGCAACCGACGACGCCGATGTGCTTGAGCAGATCAAGGCCGCTTATCTCGGCAGGAACGGACAGATAACCGACCTGCTCAAGGCTTTGGCCAAACTACCGCCGCACGAGCGCAAGACGGCAGGTGCGGCGGTCAATCGCGCCAAGGAAGCCGTCGAAACCGTCCTCAACACGCGTCGTGAAGCAATCCGGAAGATGGCACTGAGCGCCCGCTTGGCGGAGGAGGCGCTCGACGTGAGCTTGCCTGGTCGTGGGCAGGCACGCGGCGGTTTGCACCCGGTGACACGAACACTCGAACGGGTCGAATCCCTGTTCCGTTCGATCGGTTTCGAGGTTGCCGACGGTCCCGAGATCGAGGCCGATTTCCAGAACTTCACCGCCCTGAATACGCCGGAGAATCATCCTGCGCGCTCCATGCACGACACCTTCTACCTGCTGGATGAGTCGGGAGCGGTTGCCGAGGGTGTATTGCTGCGCACCCATACCAGCCCGATCCAGGTGCGCTACATGCAGGCGCATGTCGCCAGGCATGCTGCGTTGGAGACGATGCCGGAAATCCGGGTCATTGCGCCGGGGCGGGTCTATCGCGTCGACTCCGATGCGACGCATTCACCAATGTTCCATCAGGTCGAAGGGCTGTGGATCGGCGAGAACGTCAGCTTTGCCGATCTGAAGGGTGTCATCGCCGACTTCCTGCGCCGTTTCTTCGAGAGTGACGATCTGCAGGTGCGTTTCCGGCCCTCCTTCTTTCCTTTCACCGAACCATCGGCAGAAATCGACATGGCGTTCATGAGCGGTGCGCACAAGGGGCGGTGGCTCGAGATCGCCGGCTGCGGAATGGTTCACCCGAACGTCCTGCGCCACGTCAACATCGATCCCGAGCGATACCTTGGTTTCGCTTTTGGCATGGGCCCTGATCGCCTCACCATGCTGCGTTACGGCATCAATGACCTGCGAATGTTCTTCGATGGCGACCTGCGCTTCCTGCGGCAGTTCGTCTGA
- the rplT gene encoding 50S ribosomal protein L20, which produces MPRVKRGVTAHARHKKILALAKGYRGRRKNVYRVAKQAVMKAGQYAYRDRRQRKRQFRSLWIARINAAARELGMKYSTFMNGLKKAQVEVDRKVLADLAVFDKPAFAALAAEAKARLAA; this is translated from the coding sequence ATGCCTCGAGTCAAGCGTGGTGTAACGGCGCACGCGCGCCACAAGAAGATTCTCGCCCTGGCCAAGGGCTATCGCGGTCGTCGCAAGAACGTTTACCGTGTCGCCAAGCAGGCGGTGATGAAGGCAGGCCAGTATGCCTACCGTGATCGCCGACAGCGGAAGCGTCAGTTCCGCAGCCTCTGGATTGCCCGGATCAATGCCGCAGCCAGGGAACTCGGGATGAAATACAGTACCTTCATGAATGGTTTGAAGAAGGCACAGGTGGAGGTGGATCGCAAGGTGCTGGCAGATCTGGCTGTCTTTGACAAGCCTGCTTTCGCTGCGCTGGCTGCCGAGGCGAAGGCCCGGCTTGCCGCCTAG
- the rpmI gene encoding 50S ribosomal protein L35 → MPKMKTKTGAKKRFKISPSGRIKRSFAYKRHILTKKDTKTKRQLRGMTAVHAADKAVVRAMMPYA, encoded by the coding sequence ATGCCCAAGATGAAAACCAAGACAGGAGCCAAGAAGCGCTTCAAGATCAGTCCGAGTGGTCGCATCAAGCGTTCGTTCGCGTACAAGCGTCACATCCTGACAAAGAAGGACACCAAGACCAAGCGCCAGTTGCGCGGCATGACCGCAGTGCACGCCGCCGACAAGGCGGTCGTGCGTGCCATGATGCCCTACGCATAA
- the infC gene encoding translation initiation factor IF-3 translates to MALQKAQRVNEEINAPEVRLIGADGEQLGIMSVRAALALAEEAGVDLVEIAPMAQPPVCRIVDFGKFKYQEQKRQHEQKLKQKQVQVKEVKLRPGTDENDYQIKLRNMTRFLEEEDKVKVTLRFRGREMAHQDIGMRQIERIRADLQDLALVEQMPKMEGRQMVMVLTPSKKR, encoded by the coding sequence ATCGCACTGCAAAAAGCGCAACGCGTCAACGAAGAAATCAACGCACCGGAGGTCCGGCTCATCGGCGCCGACGGCGAGCAACTGGGAATCATGAGCGTCAGGGCGGCTCTGGCGCTTGCCGAAGAGGCGGGTGTCGACTTGGTCGAGATCGCCCCGATGGCGCAGCCGCCGGTCTGCCGCATCGTCGATTTTGGCAAGTTCAAGTACCAGGAACAGAAGCGTCAGCATGAGCAGAAGCTCAAGCAGAAGCAGGTGCAGGTGAAGGAAGTGAAGCTGCGTCCGGGTACCGATGAAAACGACTACCAGATCAAGCTGCGCAACATGACGCGTTTCCTCGAGGAAGAGGACAAGGTCAAGGTTACGCTGCGCTTCCGTGGCCGGGAAATGGCGCATCAGGATATCGGCATGCGGCAGATCGAGCGCATCAGGGCCGATCTGCAGGACTTGGCATTGGTCGAGCAGATGCCGAAGATGGAAGGAAGGCAGATGGTGATGGTGCTGACGCCGAGCAAGAAGCGTTAG
- the thrS gene encoding threonine--tRNA ligase: MPVVTLPDGSQRDFARPVTVAEVAQTIGAGLARAALAGKIDGRLVDTSFVINSDAHLAIVTEKDPEGLEVIRHSTAHLMAYAVKELFPAAQVTIGPVIESGFYYDFAFERPFTLDDLAAIERRMAELVRRDLPVQREVWQRDQAVAFFKSKGEHYKAELIDAIPADQTVSLYREGDFVDLCRGPHVPSTGRLKVFKLMKLAGAYWRGDHRNEQLQRIYGTAWIRKEDQDAYLHMLEEAEKRDHRKLGRQLDLFHLQDEAPGMVFWHPKGWTIWQEVEQYIRRLLGENGYCEVKTPMIMDRSLWERSGHWQNYAEHMFTTASENRDYAIKPMNCPGHIQIFNQGLRSYRDLPMRLAEFGSCHRNEPSGALHGIMRVRAFVQDDAHIFCTEQQVLPETAAFIDLLQKIYADFGFTEILVKLSTRPAKRIGSDAAWDRAEAALAEALAAKALAYDLQPGEGAFYGPKIEFSLKDCLGRVWQCGTLQLDFALPQRLDAHYVGENNERQVPVMLHRAILGSLERFIGILIEHYAGAMPLWLSPIQAVVLNISEKQADYAGQVAAVLRSAGLRVEADLRNEKITYKIREHSMNKLPYQIVVGDKEVAANLVAVRTRGGRDLGQMTLEALTGRLLGEVAERSGTA; encoded by the coding sequence ATGCCGGTCGTCACACTACCCGATGGTTCGCAGAGGGATTTCGCGCGGCCTGTGACGGTCGCCGAGGTCGCGCAGACGATTGGTGCCGGCTTGGCGCGAGCCGCCTTGGCCGGCAAGATCGATGGCCGTCTGGTGGATACCTCATTCGTGATCAACAGCGATGCCCATCTGGCGATCGTCACCGAAAAGGATCCCGAGGGGCTCGAGGTCATTCGCCACTCGACGGCACACCTCATGGCCTATGCGGTGAAGGAGCTGTTTCCGGCGGCACAGGTGACCATTGGCCCGGTCATCGAGAGCGGCTTCTACTACGATTTCGCATTCGAGCGTCCGTTCACGCTTGACGATCTGGCGGCCATCGAAAGGCGGATGGCGGAACTGGTGCGGCGCGATTTGCCGGTGCAGAGGGAAGTCTGGCAGCGCGATCAGGCTGTCGCCTTCTTCAAGTCCAAGGGCGAGCACTACAAGGCGGAACTGATCGATGCGATACCGGCGGATCAGACTGTCTCGCTGTACCGCGAAGGAGACTTCGTTGACCTTTGTCGTGGTCCGCATGTCCCATCGACCGGTAGATTGAAGGTCTTCAAGCTGATGAAGCTGGCCGGTGCCTACTGGCGCGGGGACCACCGCAACGAACAGTTGCAGCGCATCTACGGCACCGCGTGGATCCGTAAGGAAGACCAGGATGCATACCTGCACATGCTCGAAGAAGCCGAGAAGCGGGATCATCGCAAGCTGGGTCGGCAACTCGACCTCTTTCACCTGCAGGACGAGGCGCCCGGGATGGTCTTCTGGCACCCTAAGGGCTGGACCATTTGGCAGGAAGTCGAACAGTACATCCGGCGTCTGCTCGGCGAGAACGGCTATTGCGAAGTGAAGACGCCGATGATCATGGATCGTTCGCTCTGGGAGCGCTCGGGCCACTGGCAGAACTATGCGGAGCACATGTTCACGACTGCCTCGGAGAACCGTGACTACGCGATCAAGCCGATGAACTGCCCCGGGCACATCCAGATCTTCAATCAGGGGCTGCGCAGTTACCGTGACCTGCCGATGCGACTGGCAGAGTTCGGCTCCTGCCATCGCAACGAGCCGTCCGGTGCCCTGCACGGCATCATGCGCGTGCGCGCCTTCGTTCAGGATGACGCACACATATTCTGTACGGAACAGCAGGTATTGCCGGAGACGGCTGCATTCATCGACCTGTTGCAGAAGATCTATGCCGATTTCGGATTTACCGAGATCCTCGTCAAGCTGTCCACGCGGCCGGCGAAACGCATCGGATCGGACGCCGCATGGGACCGGGCGGAAGCGGCATTGGCCGAGGCTCTGGCGGCGAAAGCACTGGCCTATGACCTGCAGCCGGGAGAAGGCGCATTCTACGGGCCGAAGATCGAGTTTTCGCTGAAGGACTGCCTTGGGCGCGTTTGGCAGTGTGGCACACTGCAACTTGACTTTGCCTTGCCGCAACGCCTTGACGCGCACTACGTTGGCGAGAACAACGAGCGCCAGGTTCCGGTCATGCTGCACCGGGCGATCCTCGGCTCGCTGGAGCGCTTCATCGGGATTCTCATCGAGCATTATGCTGGTGCGATGCCCCTCTGGCTGTCGCCGATACAGGCGGTGGTGCTGAATATTTCAGAGAAACAGGCCGACTATGCGGGGCAGGTCGCGGCGGTGCTGCGCAGCGCCGGGCTGCGGGTCGAGGCGGATTTGCGCAATGAAAAAATTACCTATAAAATACGAGAACATAGCATGAACAAGCTGCCGTATCAGATCGTCGTTGGCGACAAGGAGGTGGCAGCGAATCTGGTGGCCGTGCGCACGCGCGGGGGCAGGGACCTCGGGCAAATGACTCTCGAGGCTCTGACCGGGCGGCTTCTTGGGGAAGTCGCCGAGCGCAGTGGCACGGCTTGA
- a CDS encoding DEAD/DEAH box helicase has protein sequence MDKPAERSLPLGKSDVGALSWTEELRRVAIAVSKKDRSPGGGRQQLFYLLHWTADLAGFGVTVHKGREPDGADEVWNIDRALAKSLRFVSDEDRPILRLLWAERAFDTGLRAFGLGPRHGGEALQLMAQTGRLCRGDDFSFLTLAAPRPATVGWRESGDGRQSAMLLAEPAAGLVIPLPQPWFVDLDGRQVGSLQVRGNPAVVARLFSLPPLSATAAALVGEALAETVSELPCDPEQASSNIRCIVAEPVALLRLRTLHIHGNRGWRDYSAAFGGGPFDVALAAFRYEDVEVIPDDRRDFTILANGEMVRIERQRAREEELMSELGSADLEKIPGYVLQTFGRPPDNAYGLAQESSWPVFMREQLPRLRRSGWQVDFAAEFRHRLLEVEAWDADLTDSGQGWFELDMGIVVEGERLPLAPLLASLFRRDGRWLEASLLAQVANNEMVELVTGAGLRIRVPAWRLKPLAATLIDLFDGFTGGSSLRLSRFDAPRLTELNDGSRWRFKGQSDVLALAEQLSAAQGIGHIEPPRGLALELRHYQTEGLAWLQFLREQNLAGILADDMGLGKTAQTLAHLLLEKESGRLDRPALIVLPTSLIFNWTNEAARFAPGLSILSLHGPERKSRFADIPRHDVVLTTYPLLWRDAADLTRYAYHLLILDEAQTVKNARSQGAEVVRRIEARHRLCLTGTPLENHLGELWSQFDFLLPGFLGSNQTFTKYWRTPIEKQGDVRRRELLARRVRPFILRRKKEEVARELPPKTIIVRKVELAGGQRDLYETVRVAMDAKVREEIASKGFNRSQIVILDALLKLRQVCCDPRLLKSKSVQKIKERAKLDLLMTMVPELVEEGRKILVFSQFTSMLALIAKELRLLALDYALLCGDTVDREEQVRRFQAGEVSIFLISLRAGGVGLNLTAADTVIHYDPWWNPAAENQATDRAHRLGQDKPVFVYKLIIAGSIEEKILALQEGKAELAARILSADHGVEAKFGSDDISALFAPLAS, from the coding sequence GTGGATAAGCCGGCGGAACGATCGCTGCCGCTCGGCAAGAGCGACGTCGGCGCGCTCTCGTGGACCGAGGAACTGCGCCGGGTGGCGATTGCGGTGAGCAAGAAGGACCGCAGTCCCGGCGGCGGTCGCCAGCAGCTCTTCTACCTGCTGCATTGGACGGCCGACCTGGCTGGCTTCGGGGTCACGGTTCACAAGGGCCGCGAACCTGATGGCGCCGACGAGGTGTGGAACATCGATCGTGCGCTCGCGAAATCCCTGCGCTTCGTGAGTGACGAAGATCGTCCGATCCTGCGACTGCTGTGGGCCGAGCGCGCCTTCGACACGGGTCTGCGCGCCTTTGGCCTTGGGCCAAGACACGGTGGCGAAGCGCTGCAACTCATGGCACAAACCGGCCGGCTGTGTCGAGGCGATGATTTTTCCTTTCTGACGCTGGCTGCACCGCGCCCCGCGACTGTTGGTTGGCGGGAGAGCGGCGACGGGCGTCAGTCGGCCATGCTGCTCGCGGAGCCGGCGGCCGGTCTGGTCATACCGCTGCCGCAGCCGTGGTTCGTCGATCTCGACGGGCGCCAGGTTGGTTCCCTGCAGGTGCGAGGCAACCCGGCGGTAGTAGCCCGCCTGTTCTCGCTACCGCCCCTGTCGGCCACAGCTGCCGCCCTGGTTGGCGAGGCCCTTGCCGAGACCGTGAGCGAGCTGCCTTGCGACCCTGAACAGGCCAGCTCAAACATCCGCTGCATCGTTGCCGAGCCGGTCGCACTGCTGCGTCTGCGGACCCTGCACATACACGGCAATCGCGGCTGGCGTGACTACTCGGCGGCTTTCGGCGGAGGGCCCTTCGATGTCGCCTTGGCGGCGTTTCGCTACGAGGATGTCGAGGTGATTCCCGACGACCGGCGCGACTTCACGATCCTGGCCAATGGTGAGATGGTGCGCATCGAGCGTCAGCGTGCGCGCGAAGAGGAACTCATGTCGGAACTGGGCAGTGCCGATCTGGAGAAGATCCCGGGCTACGTCCTGCAAACCTTCGGCAGGCCACCGGACAATGCATATGGACTGGCGCAGGAGAGCAGTTGGCCGGTCTTCATGCGTGAGCAACTGCCGCGCCTGCGCAGAAGCGGTTGGCAGGTCGACTTTGCTGCCGAGTTTCGCCATCGCTTGCTCGAGGTCGAGGCCTGGGATGCCGATCTCACGGACTCCGGGCAGGGCTGGTTTGAACTCGACATGGGAATCGTCGTGGAAGGTGAGCGTCTGCCACTTGCGCCTCTGCTTGCCAGCCTCTTCCGGCGTGACGGGCGCTGGCTCGAGGCCAGCCTCTTGGCACAGGTCGCGAACAACGAGATGGTCGAACTGGTGACCGGTGCCGGTTTGAGAATCCGCGTTCCTGCGTGGCGCCTGAAGCCGCTTGCGGCAACCCTGATCGACCTCTTTGATGGCTTCACCGGCGGTAGCAGCCTGCGCCTTTCCCGTTTCGACGCGCCGCGCCTGACCGAGCTCAACGACGGTTCGCGCTGGCGGTTCAAGGGCCAGAGTGATGTGCTGGCGCTCGCCGAGCAGCTGAGCGCAGCACAGGGGATCGGCCACATCGAGCCGCCACGGGGGCTCGCCCTGGAGTTGCGTCATTACCAGACCGAAGGGCTGGCCTGGCTGCAGTTCCTGCGCGAACAGAATCTTGCGGGAATTCTCGCCGACGACATGGGTCTGGGCAAGACGGCGCAGACACTGGCACACCTGCTGCTGGAAAAGGAATCGGGCCGGCTGGACCGGCCGGCACTGATCGTGCTGCCCACCTCACTGATCTTCAACTGGACCAACGAGGCCGCTCGCTTTGCTCCGGGCCTGTCCATCCTGTCGTTGCATGGACCGGAACGAAAGAGCCGCTTTGCCGACATCCCGCGCCATGATGTGGTGCTGACGACCTATCCGCTGCTATGGCGCGATGCAGCCGACCTGACCCGGTACGCCTATCACCTGCTGATTCTCGACGAGGCGCAGACGGTGAAGAACGCCCGCAGTCAGGGTGCTGAAGTGGTCCGTCGGATCGAAGCTCGTCACCGCCTCTGCTTGACCGGGACGCCGCTGGAGAACCACCTGGGCGAACTCTGGAGCCAGTTCGACTTCCTGTTGCCGGGCTTTCTCGGCAGTAACCAGACCTTCACCAAGTACTGGCGGACACCGATCGAGAAGCAGGGCGACGTCAGGCGCCGTGAGCTGTTGGCGAGGCGGGTGCGGCCGTTCATCCTGCGCCGCAAGAAAGAGGAGGTTGCACGCGAACTGCCGCCGAAGACCATCATCGTGCGCAAGGTGGAACTGGCTGGTGGTCAACGCGATCTCTACGAGACCGTTCGCGTTGCCATGGACGCCAAGGTGCGTGAGGAAATCGCCAGCAAGGGTTTCAATCGCAGCCAGATCGTCATTCTTGATGCGCTGCTGAAGTTGCGACAGGTCTGTTGCGACCCGCGGTTGCTCAAGTCCAAGTCGGTGCAGAAGATCAAGGAACGCGCCAAGCTGGATCTCCTGATGACGATGGTGCCGGAATTGGTTGAGGAGGGCCGGAAGATCCTGGTGTTCTCGCAGTTCACCAGCATGCTGGCGCTGATTGCCAAGGAACTGCGGCTCCTTGCCCTCGACTACGCCCTGCTTTGCGGTGACACGGTGGATCGCGAGGAACAGGTCCGCCGCTTTCAGGCGGGCGAAGTGTCCATCTTCCTGATCAGCCTGCGCGCCGGAGGCGTTGGCCTGAATCTGACGGCTGCCGATACAGTCATCCACTACGATCCGTGGTGGAACCCCGCCGCCGAGAATCAGGCGACCGATCGCGCGCATCGACTTGGCCAGGACAAGCCGGTGTTCGTCTATAAGCTGATCATTGCCGGCAGCATCGAAGAGAAGATTCTCGCCCTGCAGGAGGGCAAGGCCGAGCTTGCGGCGCGCATTCTGTCTGCCGACCATGGCGTCGAAGCCAAGTTCGGCAGCGACGACATCTCGGCGCTTTTCGCGCCGCTGGCGAGTTGA
- a CDS encoding YajQ family cyclic di-GMP-binding protein encodes MPSFDFSSEADMAALHNALDVTRRAIDNRYDFKGTSARVELNDKDKVITLHGDSEFQLGQIRDLLFPAMEKKEKESTKRLEDQPVQRVSGNKVKQDLKIRIGIESELAKKIVKLIKDSKLKVQASIQGDAVRVSGAKRDELQACIALVTKEISDFPIRYGNFRD; translated from the coding sequence ATGCCTTCATTCGACTTTTCTTCCGAAGCCGACATGGCCGCGTTGCACAACGCGCTCGACGTCACCCGGCGTGCCATCGACAATCGCTACGATTTCAAGGGCACGAGCGCCAGGGTGGAACTCAATGACAAGGACAAGGTGATCACGCTGCACGGTGACTCCGAGTTCCAGCTTGGGCAGATCAGGGATCTCCTGTTTCCGGCAATGGAGAAGAAGGAAAAGGAGAGCACCAAGCGACTCGAAGATCAGCCGGTGCAGCGAGTCTCTGGCAACAAGGTCAAACAGGACCTGAAGATCCGAATTGGCATCGAGTCGGAACTGGCGAAGAAGATCGTCAAGCTGATCAAGGACTCGAAGCTCAAGGTGCAGGCTTCGATTCAGGGCGATGCGGTGCGCGTCAGTGGCGCCAAGCGGGACGAGCTGCAGGCCTGCATCGCGCTGGTGACGAAGGAGATCAGCGATTTTCCGATCCGCTACGGCAACTTCCGCGATTGA
- a CDS encoding DUF2788 domain-containing protein — MFGLSEEQISGFGMTFGVGAFMLFMLFIIGEIAWKSKAGKTGTIVLFFVLSFGMLGFIAKTIMEKLWGL; from the coding sequence ATGTTTGGACTGAGCGAAGAACAGATATCCGGGTTCGGCATGACCTTCGGGGTCGGTGCCTTCATGCTCTTCATGCTCTTCATCATAGGTGAGATCGCCTGGAAGTCCAAGGCTGGCAAGACGGGCACCATCGTGCTCTTCTTTGTCCTGTCATTCGGCATGCTGGGCTTCATCGCCAAGACGATCATGGAAAAGCTCTGGGGCCTCTAG